In a single window of the Flavivirga spongiicola genome:
- a CDS encoding OsmC family protein: MMTTVNTTLNGFDLEAIENTVGALKSNPKIAEFKFKATNKWESGPRNTSQIQGFYGACQDDTTRVTPFECSTDMPIVLDGTDVAPSPPEFLLHTLASCMTTSMMLLASANGIKVADVTIRVEGDLNLNGFLGLDACILKEYEQIKVSIDVEGDLSETEKQELLTFAKKSPIYNTILNPGAINVSLHA, encoded by the coding sequence ATGATGACTACAGTAAACACAACATTAAATGGTTTCGATTTAGAAGCCATAGAAAACACAGTAGGAGCTTTAAAGAGCAATCCTAAAATTGCAGAATTCAAATTTAAAGCAACAAACAAATGGGAATCTGGTCCACGAAACACAAGTCAAATACAAGGATTTTACGGTGCTTGTCAAGACGATACCACAAGAGTAACCCCTTTTGAATGCAGTACAGATATGCCAATAGTTTTAGATGGTACAGATGTGGCACCAAGTCCGCCAGAATTTTTGCTACATACATTAGCGAGTTGCATGACAACATCTATGATGTTGTTAGCATCTGCAAATGGCATTAAAGTAGCTGACGTGACCATACGTGTTGAAGGTGATTTAAACCTAAATGGATTCCTTGGTTTAGATGCTTGTATCTTAAAGGAGTATGAGCAAATAAAAGTATCTATTGATGTTGAAGGGGATTTATCTGAAACCGAAAAACAAGAATTACTAACATTTGCCAAAAAATCACCCATTTATAACACCATATTAAATCCAGGAGCCATCAATGTATCATTGCATGCTTAA
- a CDS encoding O-acetylhomoserine aminocarboxypropyltransferase/cysteine synthase family protein, with product MENLKFETLQLHAGQQPDPTTGASAVPIYQSTAFTFKDSEHGANLFSLKEFGNIYSRITNPTVDVFEKRIAALEGGVAAMAVSSGQTAQFIALSNILETGDNFVSTCHLYGGAYNQFKVQFKRLGIEARFVDKETPEAFEALIDSKTKALYLDTIGNPELNIPDFEKFAALAKKYDIPLVVDNTFGAAGYIASPIKHGANVLVASATKWIGGHGTSMGGVIVDGGNFNWGNGKFKQFSEPSEGYHGLNFWETFGEGNAMDMPNIAYIIRARVEGLRDYGSCMSPFNAFLFLQGLETLSLRLERTMKNAHDLALWLESNPLVENVNYPGLSSSKYHNRANKYLNNGYGGVLTFTLKGDRQDAANFADALQLISHLANVGDARTLIIHPASTTHQQLSDAEQLASGVHPTQLRISAGIEHIDDIKNDIKQAIEKALASNAELV from the coding sequence ATGGAAAATTTAAAATTCGAAACGCTACAATTACATGCAGGTCAGCAACCAGACCCAACTACAGGGGCTAGCGCTGTGCCAATTTACCAATCAACCGCATTTACATTTAAAGATTCAGAGCATGGAGCTAACCTTTTTTCATTAAAAGAGTTTGGAAATATCTACTCAAGAATTACCAATCCAACTGTCGATGTTTTTGAAAAGAGGATTGCAGCTTTAGAAGGAGGCGTAGCAGCTATGGCTGTGTCGTCAGGACAAACAGCACAGTTTATAGCATTAAGTAATATTCTTGAAACAGGCGATAACTTTGTGTCTACTTGTCATCTATATGGTGGTGCTTATAATCAATTTAAAGTACAATTTAAAAGATTAGGTATTGAAGCTCGTTTTGTAGATAAAGAAACACCAGAAGCTTTTGAAGCTTTAATTGATAGTAAAACAAAAGCATTGTATTTAGATACCATCGGAAATCCAGAGCTAAACATTCCAGATTTCGAGAAATTTGCAGCTTTAGCCAAAAAATATGATATCCCATTAGTAGTGGATAATACCTTTGGTGCTGCAGGTTATATTGCAAGTCCAATTAAGCATGGCGCAAATGTTTTGGTAGCTTCTGCAACAAAATGGATTGGTGGCCATGGTACGAGCATGGGTGGTGTTATTGTTGATGGCGGAAATTTTAACTGGGGAAATGGTAAATTCAAACAATTTTCAGAACCATCAGAAGGTTATCATGGGCTAAATTTTTGGGAAACCTTTGGAGAAGGGAATGCCATGGACATGCCAAACATCGCTTATATCATCAGAGCACGTGTGGAAGGCTTACGAGATTATGGCTCGTGTATGAGTCCGTTTAATGCGTTCTTGTTTTTACAAGGATTAGAAACCCTATCATTACGTCTGGAGCGTACTATGAAAAATGCACACGACTTGGCATTATGGTTGGAATCTAACCCATTAGTCGAAAATGTAAATTATCCAGGACTAAGCTCTAGTAAATATCACAATAGAGCAAACAAATATTTAAATAATGGTTACGGTGGTGTGCTAACATTTACGCTAAAGGGAGACAGACAAGATGCAGCTAATTTTGCTGATGCACTACAATTGATTTCACATTTAGCTAATGTTGGGGATGCCAGAACCCTTATCATTCATCCAGCATCTACAACACATCAACAATTAAGTGATGCTGAACAATTAGCATCAGGTGTGCATCCAACACAACTGCGTATTTCTGCGGGTATTGAGCATATAGACGATATTAAAAACGATATCAAACAAGCAATAGAGAAGGCTTTAGCTAGTAATGCTGAATTAGTTTAA
- a CDS encoding nucleoside deaminase, translating into MTTIKEYDKKFMLRCIELSQIAVNNGDAAFGSLVALDDKLIAEGVNNLKGRVSDHAEILALHNAHVKLGTPDLSDCTLYTSCEPCPMCSFMIREYKIKRVVYALPSLYVGGYSRWPILQDKKLEELKPIFSNAPEIIGGYMEEEANVVMKQTPLWMFGSSTR; encoded by the coding sequence ATGACAACAATTAAAGAATACGACAAAAAATTTATGTTAAGGTGTATAGAACTATCTCAAATTGCAGTTAATAACGGTGACGCTGCTTTTGGAAGTTTAGTAGCCCTAGATGATAAGTTGATCGCAGAAGGGGTAAATAATCTTAAAGGGAGGGTGTCAGACCATGCCGAAATTTTAGCACTGCACAACGCACATGTAAAATTAGGAACCCCAGATTTATCAGACTGCACATTATATACGAGTTGTGAGCCTTGTCCAATGTGTTCCTTCATGATTAGAGAATATAAAATCAAAAGAGTTGTATATGCATTGCCATCGTTGTATGTAGGTGGCTATTCAAGGTGGCCAATTCTACAAGACAAAAAACTAGAAGAATTGAAGCCTATTTTTTCAAATGCTCCAGAAATTATAGGCGGATATATGGAAGAAGAAGCAAATGTTGTCATGAAGCAAACACCACTTTGGATGTTTGGTAGCAGTACAAGATAA
- a CDS encoding AraC family transcriptional regulator, translating into MESATIFYDKKHYFPMHLHPNRYTFSYILNGNAHLICNGSRFILKAGDLVIIPPYVAHQTRIEDFFHYKVIRVPKLDAFSNRSNAQLGLTIVRNSYSYKNDFNHWFESIIINKGHNLNMGERAETQVPDVFKRFLISNHSNLIKKNSLTKALVHIETNYNRSILVEELSDLTHLSESHFQRLFKINIGISPMRYLQNLRIEKAKEYIKTRDNFTDIAYDTGFFDQSHFNKYFKINVGMIPKRYADLIRND; encoded by the coding sequence ATGGAATCTGCCACTATATTTTATGATAAAAAGCATTATTTCCCAATGCATTTACATCCGAATCGTTATACATTTTCCTATATTTTAAATGGAAACGCTCATCTAATATGTAATGGTTCTAGATTTATTTTGAAAGCTGGTGACTTGGTTATAATTCCTCCCTATGTAGCACATCAAACACGCATTGAGGATTTTTTCCATTACAAGGTCATTAGAGTCCCTAAATTAGATGCTTTCAGTAATAGATCTAATGCGCAATTAGGTTTAACAATTGTTCGAAATAGCTATTCTTATAAGAATGATTTTAATCATTGGTTTGAATCGATTATAATTAATAAAGGTCATAATCTCAATATGGGGGAGCGTGCAGAAACTCAGGTGCCGGATGTATTTAAACGTTTTTTGATTAGTAACCATTCTAATTTAATTAAAAAGAATAGTTTAACAAAAGCATTGGTACATATAGAAACTAACTACAACCGATCCATACTTGTTGAAGAGTTGTCGGACTTAACACATCTAAGTGAGAGTCATTTTCAACGTCTTTTCAAAATTAATATTGGAATTTCCCCTATGCGTTATTTACAAAACTTACGCATTGAAAAAGCCAAAGAGTATATAAAGACCAGAGACAATTTCACTGATATTGCATATGATACAGGTTTTTTTGACCAAAGTCACTTTAACAAATATTTCAAAATAAATGTAGGTATGATTCCCAAACGATATGCTGATTTAATTAGAAATGATTGA
- a CDS encoding aspartate aminotransferase family protein, which yields MQSSNLKEVEDAQKTLIRYCGEFSNFIAEKAFGSYIYDKEGHAILDFTSGQMCSVFGHNHPKFIEILEKSGDRAIHLLSSILSPSVINLSKRLASELPDSLSKCIFLNTGSESNEVAIRMAKLVTGGFEVIGFSGSWHGMTAGAQSCTYSKTRKGYGPAIPGSLMIPAPYEYRCPIAHCKGSCDHTCLEVGMKMCDQQSTGAYAALIAEPLLSAAGMIELKPDYIKRLKALCDERGLLLIFDEAQTALGRLGKTFAFQQYDIVPDFLTLSKTLGGGLPLAAMVTTKEIEEACHKKGFIYVTSHVSDPFCATFGLAAFEILYEEKLAQKALELGKYLKEQLIKLQEEHECIGDVRGKGLLLGVEIVKNRETKIPDDTLGQNICNRCLELGLNMNIVRMKGYGSIFRIAPPLTISKKEIDLGVTILNQAIRDCIK from the coding sequence ATGCAAAGTTCAAACCTTAAAGAAGTAGAAGACGCTCAAAAAACACTAATCCGATATTGTGGTGAGTTTTCAAATTTTATTGCAGAAAAAGCTTTTGGGAGTTATATCTATGATAAAGAAGGACATGCCATTCTAGATTTTACTTCTGGTCAAATGTGTTCCGTATTTGGGCACAATCATCCAAAATTTATAGAAATATTAGAAAAATCAGGTGATAGGGCTATTCATTTACTAAGCTCTATTCTATCTCCTTCAGTAATAAATCTTTCAAAAAGACTAGCCAGTGAACTGCCCGATAGTTTGTCTAAATGTATATTTTTAAATACCGGGTCTGAGTCTAACGAAGTAGCTATACGAATGGCCAAATTGGTTACTGGTGGTTTTGAAGTCATTGGGTTTTCAGGTTCATGGCATGGTATGACGGCTGGTGCACAATCTTGTACTTATTCTAAAACCAGAAAGGGTTACGGACCGGCAATACCAGGGAGTTTAATGATACCGGCACCTTATGAATATCGTTGCCCCATAGCACATTGTAAAGGTAGCTGCGATCATACTTGTTTAGAGGTAGGCATGAAAATGTGCGATCAGCAATCAACAGGCGCATATGCAGCATTAATAGCAGAACCTTTATTGAGTGCAGCAGGGATGATTGAATTAAAACCTGACTATATTAAGAGGTTAAAAGCGTTATGCGACGAACGCGGATTATTATTAATATTTGACGAAGCTCAAACGGCATTAGGACGACTTGGAAAAACCTTCGCTTTTCAACAATACGACATCGTTCCTGATTTCTTAACCTTGTCAAAAACATTAGGTGGGGGATTACCTTTGGCAGCCATGGTTACCACAAAAGAAATAGAAGAGGCATGTCATAAGAAAGGGTTTATCTATGTAACTTCACATGTATCCGATCCTTTTTGTGCCACTTTTGGTTTGGCCGCTTTTGAAATACTTTATGAGGAGAAACTAGCTCAAAAAGCTTTAGAACTAGGGAAGTATTTAAAGGAACAATTAATAAAACTACAAGAGGAACACGAGTGTATAGGAGATGTAAGAGGTAAGGGGCTTTTATTGGGGGTTGAAATTGTAAAAAATAGAGAAACAAAAATACCTGACGATACATTAGGTCAAAATATATGCAATAGATGTCTTGAGTTAGGCCTAAATATGAATATAGTTAGAATGAAAGGCTATGGTAGTATTTTTAGGATTGCTCCACCATTGACTATAAGTAAAAAGGAAATTGATTTAGGGGTTACTATATTAAATCAAGCTATACGAGATTGTATTAAATAA
- a CDS encoding LytR/AlgR family response regulator transcription factor, with protein sequence MKFSFFGINKNFNRAIKHLGYWLAFVSFFTLVWGTYDNDYLRNFMIQILSLPARLALVYVALYFLFPKFFLKKKYVTFVFLYILLLIFVTVFIQRVLFFYVVQPNYLQNFETSNFFAITEIMNTLLDVNIAAIIPLGYVFFKNWQITNQKTIELESQKLNSVKDEKFIYLKVEKSLQKIFLKDIIFIESLKNYVKVKTTHREIIAYKSISSIEDMLTNKKFLRVHRSFIVGLDFIDSFSPSKLILKGTPIPIGRKYKEEVKAVLGYF encoded by the coding sequence ATGAAGTTTTCATTTTTTGGCATAAATAAGAATTTCAATAGAGCCATAAAACACCTTGGCTATTGGTTGGCATTTGTGAGCTTTTTCACTTTGGTTTGGGGAACTTATGATAATGATTATCTAAGAAATTTCATGATCCAAATATTAAGTCTTCCTGCTAGACTTGCCTTAGTTTATGTAGCGTTGTACTTCTTATTTCCTAAATTTTTTCTTAAAAAGAAATATGTAACATTTGTCTTTCTCTATATCCTTTTACTGATTTTTGTTACTGTTTTTATTCAAAGGGTCTTGTTTTTTTACGTTGTTCAACCAAACTATTTACAAAATTTTGAAACGTCTAATTTCTTTGCTATTACTGAAATAATGAACACTCTTTTGGATGTAAATATCGCTGCCATTATTCCTTTAGGATATGTCTTTTTTAAGAATTGGCAAATAACAAATCAAAAAACCATTGAACTTGAAAGTCAAAAATTGAATTCTGTAAAAGACGAGAAATTTATTTATTTAAAAGTTGAAAAATCATTGCAGAAAATTTTTTTGAAAGACATTATTTTTATTGAAAGCCTAAAAAATTATGTCAAAGTAAAAACTACTCATAGAGAAATTATTGCTTATAAAAGCATTTCGTCAATTGAAGACATGTTGACTAACAAAAAGTTTTTAAGAGTCCATCGTTCTTTTATTGTAGGCCTCGATTTTATTGATTCCTTTTCACCAAGTAAATTAATATTGAAAGGAACCCCCATACCTATTGGACGAAAATATAAAGAAGAAGTTAAAGCCGTTTTGGGTTATTTTTAG
- a CDS encoding glycoside hydrolase family 13 protein, producing the protein MKTVFRTFIPFLFLFISIQICAQNVSLNRVEPPNWWVGMENTELQLLVYGENISQTKPSIHYEGISIKSMSMLENENYLFINLSIAKTTKAGAFDIVFKTKTGKELRYNYELKTKRNRHNPIQTIDGSDVMYLITPDRFANGNPKNDSTEDTLEKVNRSNQDGRHGGDIDGVINHLDYIKELGVTTLWLNPFLENDQPKYSYHGYGISDFYKTDSRFGTNADFINLVDVCHQKEMKVIMDQVFNHCGSGHWWMNDLPSKDWLNQWDTYTRSNFTNIAASDPHASKSDYDLFTKGWFDTNLPDLNLENPFLATYMIQNSIWWIEYAQLDGIRMDTYPYPEKNVMAKWVEEINTEYPNFYIVAETWEAKASSLSYWNNNGVNNDGYKSPVNSVCDYPLYYAMLKAFGNENNIYKIYETLAEDFVYGDAYNNKIFNGNHDVGRLFTLLNDDIDKLKLSMAFTLTSRGIPQLYYGDEILLEGDKPDGQLRKDFPGGWKSDKRNAFTEKGRTPQENGVYNYVSTILNWRKNAIEIHSGKLTHYQPIDNIYVYFRSKNEEKTMVIINNNSKTINKFSLERFKESIQGYSNGTDIITNTYFSSLKSIDLKANSACIIKLSN; encoded by the coding sequence ATGAAAACTGTATTTAGAACTTTTATCCCTTTTTTATTCCTTTTTATTTCAATTCAAATATGCGCTCAAAACGTAAGCTTAAACAGAGTAGAACCACCAAATTGGTGGGTCGGAATGGAAAATACTGAATTGCAACTTTTGGTATATGGTGAAAATATTAGTCAAACAAAACCAAGTATCCATTATGAAGGGATTTCAATAAAAAGTATGTCTATGTTAGAAAATGAAAACTATCTTTTTATAAATCTGTCCATAGCAAAAACGACTAAAGCAGGTGCCTTTGATATTGTTTTTAAAACGAAAACGGGCAAAGAATTACGCTATAACTATGAATTAAAAACAAAAAGGAATAGACACAATCCCATTCAGACGATTGATGGTTCTGATGTCATGTATTTGATAACTCCTGACCGCTTTGCGAATGGAAATCCAAAAAATGATTCTACCGAAGATACCCTTGAAAAAGTAAATCGTTCAAACCAAGATGGAAGACATGGCGGCGATATAGATGGCGTTATAAACCATTTAGATTATATAAAAGAATTGGGTGTTACTACATTATGGTTAAATCCATTTTTAGAAAATGATCAACCAAAATACTCATATCACGGTTACGGCATCTCTGATTTTTATAAAACAGATAGTCGTTTTGGAACAAATGCTGATTTTATAAATTTGGTTGATGTATGTCATCAAAAAGAGATGAAAGTCATTATGGATCAGGTATTCAATCATTGTGGTTCTGGACATTGGTGGATGAATGATTTGCCCTCTAAAGATTGGTTGAATCAATGGGATACATATACGCGGAGTAATTTTACCAATATTGCGGCTTCAGATCCACACGCTTCAAAAAGTGATTACGATTTATTTACAAAAGGTTGGTTTGATACTAATTTACCTGATTTAAATTTAGAAAACCCGTTTTTAGCAACCTATATGATTCAAAATTCAATTTGGTGGATTGAATATGCTCAATTAGATGGTATTAGAATGGATACCTATCCCTATCCTGAAAAAAATGTCATGGCTAAATGGGTAGAAGAAATCAATACCGAATATCCAAACTTCTATATCGTTGCAGAGACGTGGGAAGCTAAAGCGTCATCATTATCTTATTGGAATAACAATGGCGTTAATAATGATGGTTACAAATCTCCTGTAAATAGTGTTTGTGATTACCCCTTGTATTATGCCATGTTGAAAGCATTTGGAAATGAAAATAACATTTATAAAATATATGAAACCTTGGCAGAAGATTTTGTGTATGGAGATGCTTATAACAATAAAATATTTAACGGAAACCATGACGTAGGGCGCTTATTTACCTTATTAAATGATGATATTGACAAACTTAAATTGAGTATGGCATTCACTTTAACGTCAAGGGGAATCCCTCAATTATATTATGGAGATGAGATATTATTAGAAGGCGATAAACCTGATGGGCAACTGCGGAAAGATTTTCCAGGAGGTTGGAAATCTGATAAAAGAAATGCCTTTACAGAAAAAGGAAGAACCCCTCAAGAAAATGGGGTTTATAATTATGTAAGTACTATTTTAAATTGGAGAAAAAATGCTATAGAAATCCATTCTGGAAAATTAACGCATTATCAACCAATAGACAATATCTATGTATACTTTAGGAGCAAAAACGAAGAAAAGACAATGGTTATCATTAATAACAATAGTAAAACCATTAATAAGTTTAGTTTGGAACGTTTTAAGGAATCTATTCAAGGATATTCTAACGGAACGGATATCATTACAAATACCTATTTTTCTTCCCTTAAATCCATTGATTTAAAGGCAAATTCGGCATGCATTATAAAACTTAGTAACTAA
- a CDS encoding carbohydrate kinase family protein encodes MENIFVIGGASYNSVITLDDFPEAMPQTIHNCHFNETIGNTGAGKALTLSKLGFPTTFHSLIGNDSFGEKVTSYLQEPNLNFINDIDPKGTERHLNIMNDKGERISIFMNPSSDIPDIDYSKFEKEVANANYMVVNIANYCRYILPVCKQLKKEIWTDLHDYDGKNKYHQDFIDAAAYLFLSSDNLPDYKSFMETQIANGKELVVCTHGKDGSTAYTKEGKWIEVPIIKDYTLNNSNGAGDAFFSGFLYGYSKGYEIMKCMQFGTITSGLCIESEMITSNKLSKRYIEKEFLEYYAK; translated from the coding sequence ATGGAAAACATATTTGTTATTGGAGGCGCATCATACAATTCAGTAATTACATTAGACGATTTCCCGGAAGCCATGCCGCAAACGATTCATAACTGTCATTTTAATGAAACTATTGGAAATACGGGGGCAGGAAAAGCCTTGACACTTTCTAAATTGGGGTTTCCCACGACATTTCATTCCTTGATAGGCAATGATTCCTTTGGAGAAAAAGTAACTTCTTATTTACAGGAGCCTAACTTAAACTTTATCAATGATATAGATCCCAAAGGCACCGAAAGGCATTTAAACATCATGAATGATAAGGGAGAGCGGATTTCTATTTTTATGAATCCTAGTTCTGATATCCCTGATATAGATTATTCTAAGTTTGAAAAAGAGGTCGCAAATGCAAATTATATGGTTGTGAATATTGCCAATTATTGCCGTTATATTTTACCTGTCTGTAAACAATTAAAAAAAGAAATCTGGACCGATTTACACGATTATGATGGCAAAAATAAATACCACCAAGACTTTATTGACGCTGCTGCTTATTTGTTTTTAAGTTCTGACAATTTACCTGATTACAAATCTTTTATGGAAACACAAATTGCCAATGGAAAGGAATTGGTGGTGTGTACACACGGAAAAGATGGTTCAACAGCCTATACCAAAGAAGGCAAATGGATTGAAGTTCCAATTATTAAAGATTATACTTTAAACAATTCAAATGGTGCTGGAGATGCTTTCTTTTCAGGTTTTTTATATGGATATTCGAAAGGTTACGAAATAATGAAATGTATGCAGTTTGGTACAATTACTTCAGGCTTATGTATAGAATCAGAGATGATTACTAGTAATAAATTGAGTAAAAGGTATATTGAAAAAGAGTTTCTTGAATATTATGCTAAGTAG
- the sigZ gene encoding RNA polymerase sigma factor SigZ: MSNEIINVWNDMNGRLTNFVNGKVKDSELAKDIVQDVFLKAFSKIDTLKNKEKLVPWIYQITRNEITSHFRKIKFNTSSKEVEAEELSNETLTSELTHCLNPFINSLPEKYKEAIILADIKNIPQKEIAKRLSISYSGVKSRVQRGREMLKSNYEECCAISTDVYGDVLDYKVKK, encoded by the coding sequence ATGAGTAATGAGATTATAAATGTTTGGAACGATATGAATGGTCGATTAACAAATTTTGTTAATGGAAAAGTCAAAGACTCCGAACTTGCAAAAGATATTGTTCAAGATGTATTTTTAAAAGCGTTTTCTAAAATTGATACCTTAAAGAATAAAGAAAAACTGGTGCCCTGGATATATCAAATTACAAGAAATGAAATTACTTCACATTTCAGAAAAATTAAGTTTAACACCTCTTCAAAAGAGGTAGAGGCGGAAGAACTTTCTAATGAAACACTTACTTCAGAACTTACACATTGCTTAAATCCTTTTATAAATTCGCTTCCAGAAAAATATAAGGAGGCTATAATTTTAGCTGATATTAAAAACATTCCACAAAAAGAAATAGCAAAACGATTAAGCATTTCGTATTCAGGTGTTAAATCTCGAGTACAAAGAGGAAGAGAAATGTTGAAATCTAACTACGAAGAATGCTGTGCTATATCCACAGATGTCTATGGAGATGTTCTAGATTATAAGGTTAAAAAGTGA